The sequence TGGTCAAAGATTACGGCCACCTGTTTGCCAACGATCCTGCTTATAGCTTAAAGGCTAAGAAGATTTCGGGACTTACCAAAGATATCTCTGAAATCCTGCCAACCCTCCAGGAAGAACTCATTGAGCTCATTGGAACCGATCAGAAACCGGGGGTTGTCTATCACCCGCCCTGCACTTTGCAACATGGACAGCAAGTCCGTGGCAAGGTTGAGGGCTTGTTAACGAGCATTGGTATTGGCGTCCGCCTATGTGCAGACAGCCACCTATGCTGTGGATCAGCAGGCACTTATTCTGTAACCCAACCAGAACTCTCTGAGCAACTTCGCAAAAATAAGCTTCATCACCTGAATACCGCTTGCGAAGAATCTGATGCTCAATTTATCGTCTCTGGAAATATTGGCTGCATCACCCATTTACAACAAGAAGATACCCCGGTACTTCATTGGATTGAACTTGTCGATCAACTCATCAGCAAATCTCCCAAGACCCGATGAATTCGATAGTTGTTAATCTCATGCAAGTCAAGCAACGCATTGAACTTGCAGCCCTATCAGCAAAGCGAGAACCTGAAGATATTGAGCTTCTCGCAGTCAGCAAAACTTTTCCAGCAGCTGCAATTGAAGAGGCAATGCATGCAGGACAATCGGCCTTTGGTGAAAACTATGTGCAGGAAGCTGTTGAAAAGATTACTCAACTTGCTAAATTGCGTCCGTGGTTGGTATGGCACTTCATTGGACCACTCCAGAGCAATAAAACGAGAGAAGTAGCTGAGCATTTTGATTGGGTGCACAGCGTTGACCGTCTGAAAATTGCCGAACGCTTATCAACGCAACGCGGTGAGTTTCCAGCGCTAGCCGAACTGCAGGTCTGCGTGCAGGTCAATGTCAGTCAAGAGGATAGTAAAAGTGGAGTGCCTCTTGATCAAGTGGAATCTCTTTGCGATGCGATTG comes from Polynucleobacter sp. MWH-Svant-W18 and encodes:
- a CDS encoding YggS family pyridoxal phosphate-dependent enzyme, which encodes MNSIVVNLMQVKQRIELAALSAKREPEDIELLAVSKTFPAAAIEEAMHAGQSAFGENYVQEAVEKITQLAKLRPWLVWHFIGPLQSNKTREVAEHFDWVHSVDRLKIAERLSTQRGEFPALAELQVCVQVNVSQEDSKSGVPLDQVESLCDAIAKLPNIVLRGLMAIPAPNPDPNQQRAAFSQVRACFKHIQASRFTDPRFQFFDTLSMGMSDDLEAAIAEGSTMVRIGTAIFGKRDKINK